Proteins encoded by one window of Babylonia areolata isolate BAREFJ2019XMU chromosome 8, ASM4173473v1, whole genome shotgun sequence:
- the LOC143284933 gene encoding uncharacterized protein LOC143284933 isoform X2 → MKLEKQGSFVSGDRPGSLSVPHTVTSLTPLRIAAMSETELRSVLPELVAALQHGEVTRPDWWPHSTIPWTPHHNRAVKNASSASLRSLVSKCYNYLTQHPIKLAPAEPRIPTQPRVLDWLNSNPPSRSCAQPRKNCGISSTKQKCRGRLPYVELHQCYQCQQEFPSIDVLQKHQVQCSGGSLALSAPSTPPTSNTPTPSPTPPTVSSSDDTSSSIGGALSNPATTTTSSSPGPVSFRVFIAALDLVPVHRARKIRQAQRRNTECETIDLEEPQTPISPPTPRTPKLLISLLSREGGSSSSGGGGGGYGSQGPASRRRLSYRPQSVEKPEDAHKEEQLSESDDEGSESGADDADEPKLHKKSLFSIDVTSGLGQRVLRHMTLEGHVPVILDSEQFCRTPIKDKYQDRLRTRQMSYPITWKLTGKRLRQQTHCHLYNFTGAQKFDFMEKMRTGLNWRCRKLLGCVKRCSVVVKRLSVKTLHKWKPSLNKVSVSLKPLTREEILLWTRPKPERDQSVSMATSLATLLASVDQALRLNHDSCCTASSGSRSWQVTTSPVGVIPARGSNGQLVNNCCRVKLEEICTLGNDLSSVPLTSDNPGSLSLSGRDSWVLGDVKMPLKIDIPLVSGVVSSARSTKNSPLDDSFSVMTVSSSDEENNRNAVCCALCSARNKSFSSPQRLSCSTARRCSHSPASSASVGSMVHPDTSSPGTALSPAGTLSSLPPITPPCLSPISHNVQLCPLSPASSLKSSRCRSHREHTLSHLRSCACILKSPLAQHDSSMTAVNHLTAALSESVKMKRERTGLIRNGAVPKMSGNITDPKIVAGGPKTRSSSKVTRSGSLGRREQAPQWAGKQIWRARSCSTRHSRQTDKTYSAANANGYSSGLHCRQQKRVQVRKGNPSSWDRTGQETNARSVCGSTANGSDSTDGRLSSSVVGQEDQTEGTRYVSSSTPKKRLMNGDVVSACPTLPHSLDVQEVCSNYHRQTELGGVESENRTDLSDARNVKDATKLAVSVAQGDESDSIASSPTSFLGENPFLLSKAQTSHFSSSILRQARQHWMSPPHKPSSREALRYGNSCQAGNAALSSPPHDKCAAVTSDKSTGSIEASVPVSSGSPRLSAPSPQKSDVSEMSQCSLGKIDRQCSPEKTFTPSPARKLLTAMQMMSVLEAARSKSPQGKSRPSGESSLRRRKRRKGHSRPVSLSPKSGYHTRGQESLFATCPGKRARLVD, encoded by the exons AAACTGGAGAAGCAGGGATCGTTTGTGTCGGGTGACAggcctggctctctgtctgtgccccacACTGTCACCTCTCTGACCCCGCTGCGCATCGCTGccatgtccgag ACAGAACTGAGGTCGGTGCTGCCAGAGCTGGTAGCTGCACTGCAGCATGGAGAGGTGACCAGGCCCGACTGGTGGCCCCACTCCACCATTCCCTGGACCCCACACCACAACAGGGCTGTCAAG AACGCCAGCTCCGCAAGTCTGCGCAGTCTGGTGAGCAAGTGCTACAACTACCTCACCCAGCATCCGATAAAATTGGCGCCTGCTGAGCCACGGATACCCACCCAGCCTCGGGTACTGGACTGGCTGAACAGCAACCCCCCCTCCCGATCCTGTGCTCAGCCTCGGAAG AACTGTGGAATATCCAGTACAAAGCAAAAATGCCGTG GCAGATTGCCATATGTTGAGCTTCACCAGTGCTACCAGTGTCAGCAGGAGTTCCCGTCCATAGACGTCCTGCAGAAGCATCAG GTGCAGTGCAGCGGAGGAAGCTTGGCACTGTCtgcaccatccacccccccaacctccaacacccccacccccagccccacccctcccactgtcTCCTCCTCGGACGATACATCCTCATCGATAGGGGGTGCCCTGTCCaaccctgccaccaccaccacctcctcctccccaggcCCGGTGTCTTTCCGCGTCTTCATCGCTGCCCTGGACCTGGTGCCGGTGCACCGAGCCAGGAAGATCCGGCAGGCGCAGCGCCGCAACACGGAGTGTGAGACCATTGACCTGGAGGAGCCCCAGACCCCCATCTCCCCGCCCACGCCCCGCACGCCCAAACTGCTCATCTCGCTGCTCAGCAGGGaggggggcagcagcagcagtgggggtggtggtgggggctacGGGAGTCAGGGGCCTGCCAGTCGGCGACGCCTGTCCTACCGCCCCCAGTCCGTGGAGAAGCCGGAGGACGCCCACAAGGAAGAGCAGTTGTCGGAGAGTGACGATGAGGGCTCAGAGTCTGGTGCGGACGATGCTGATGAGCCCAAGCTGCACAAGAAGTCGCTGTTCTCCATAGACGTCACGTCGGGACTTGGGCAGAGAGTTTTAAGACACATGACGCTGGAAGGTCATGTTCCAGTTATATTGGACTCTGAGCAGTTTTGTCGGACCCCGATCAAAGACAAGTACCAGGATCGTTTGCGCACACGTCAGATGAGCTACCCAATCACCTGGAAACTGACAGGTAAACGCCTGCGTCAGCAGACTCACTGCCACCTGTACAACTTCACCGGGGCCCAGAAGTTTGACTTCATGGAGAAGATGCGGACAGGTCTGAACTGGCGCTGTCGGAAGCTGCTGGGCTGTGTGAAGAGGTGCAGTGTGGTGGTGAAGCGACTGTCAGTGAAGACTCTGCACAAGTGGAAGCCTTCCCTGAACAAGGTATCCGTGTCCCTGAAACCACTGACTCGAGAGGAGATCCTCCTCTGGACGCGGCCAAAGCCAGAGAGGGACCAGTCTGTGTCGATGGCCACTTCCCTGGCCACTTTGTTGGCCAGTGTTGATCAGGCTCTCAGGCTGAATCACGATAGTTGTTGTACAGCTTCTTCAGGATCTCGGTCTTGGCAGGTGACCACTTCTCCAGTTGGAGTCATTCCAGCCAGAGGTAGTAATGGACAGTTGGTTAACAACTGCTGCAGGGTTAAACTGGAGGAAATCTGTACACTGGGGAATGACCTGTCTTCAGTTCCTTTAACCTCTGATAATCCTGGTAGCTTGAGTCTGTCTGGAAGGGACAGTTGGGTACTTGGGGATGTGAAGATGCCTCTGAAAATTGACATTCCGCTGGTGTCGGGCGTTGTGTCCTCGGCCAGAAGCACCAAGAACAGCCCGCTGGATGACAGTTTCTCTGTCATGACGGTCTCTTCCTCGGACGAAGAGAACAACAGAAACGCTGTGTGCTGTGCCTTGTGTTCTGCACGGAACAAATCATTCAGCTCACCACAGAGACTGTCGTGCAGTACGGCCAGGCGGTGTTCCCATTCCCCAGCCTCCAGCGCCAGTGTGGGAAGCATGGTCCACCCAGACACCAGTTCACCCGGCACTGCGCTTTCTCCTGCTGGAACTCTCTCCTCCCTGCCACCCATCacgcccccctgtctctcccccatctctcacaaTGTGCAGTTGTGTCCCCTGTCCCCGGCATCATCACTGAAGTCCAGCAGATGTAGGTCTCACAGAGAACACACCCTTTCCCATCTCCGGTCGTGTGCTTGCATCCTGAAGTCACCCCTGGCTCAGCATGACTCCTCCATGACTGCAGTGAACCATCTTACTGCAGCGTTGTCAGAATCTGTCAAAATGAAAAGGGAGAGGACAGGGTTGATACGGAATGGGGCAGTGCCAAAAATGTCAGGCAATATAACAGATCCTAAAATAGTTGCTGGAGGACCTAAGACTCGCTCCAGCTCAAAAGTAACCCGTTCCGGCTCTTTGGGTAGAAGGGAACAAGCCCCCCAGTGGGCAGGAAAACAAATATGGAGGGCACGGTCATGCTCGACTCGTCattccagacagactgacaagacctACAGCGCTGCGAATGCTAACGGGTACAGTTCAGGTTTACACTGCAGGCAACAGAAGAGAGTGCAAGTGAGGAAAGGAAACCCTAGCAGCTGGGATCGGACAGGTCAGGAAACAAATGCCAGGTCAGTTTGTGGTAGCACTGCCAACGGTTCCGACAGTACTGATGgcagactcagcagcagtgttgTTGGCCAGGAGGATCAGACAGAAGGGACAAGGTATGTCAGCTCCTCAACACCCAAGAAAAGATTAATGAATGGGGATGTGGTCAGTGCGTGTCCAACTTTACCACACAGTCTTGATGTCCAGGAAGTCTGTAGCAATTACCACAGGCAGACGGAGCTGGGTGGAGTGGAATCGGAGAACAGGACAGATCTGTCAGATGCCAGAAACGTGAAAGATGCCACAAAGTTGGCAGTATCTGTGGCCCAGGGGGATGAGAGTGACAGCATTGCCTCAAGCCCCACCTCCTTTTTAGGTGAAAACCCCTTCTTGCTGAGCAAAGCTCAGACCTCTCACTTCTCCTCCAGTATACTGCGGCAGGCTCGTCAGCACTGGATGTCCCCTCCCCACAAACCATCCTCACGAGAAGCTCTGAGATATGGGAACAGCTGTCAAGCAGGTAATGCAGCCTTGAGCAGCCCTCCACATGACAAATGTGCTGCTGTGACTAGTGATAAATCCACAGGCAGTATAGAAGCTTCAGTTCCAGTGTCCAGTGGTTCTCCCCGCCTGAGTGCACCATCGCCCCAGAAATCAGATGTGTCTGAAATGTCGCAGTGCTCTCTAGGAAAAATAGACAGGCAGTGCTCCCCTGAGAAAACATTCACTCCGTCTCCTGCACGCAAGCTGTTGACTGCCATGCAGATGATGTCGGTGTTAGAAGCAGCCAGGAGCAAAAGCCCTCAGGGTAAATCCAGACCCTCTGGCGAAAGCTCTTTGAGGAGACGAAAGCGCAGGAAGGGCCATTCCAGGCCTGTGTCCCTGTCCCCCAAGTCCGGCTATCACACCCGAGGGCAGGAGTCTCTGTTCGCGACCTGTCCGGGGAAAAGAGCACGCTTGGTGGACTGA
- the LOC143284933 gene encoding uncharacterized protein LOC143284933 isoform X1, which translates to MTTADCWALNEKLEKQGSFVSGDRPGSLSVPHTVTSLTPLRIAAMSETELRSVLPELVAALQHGEVTRPDWWPHSTIPWTPHHNRAVKNASSASLRSLVSKCYNYLTQHPIKLAPAEPRIPTQPRVLDWLNSNPPSRSCAQPRKNCGISSTKQKCRGRLPYVELHQCYQCQQEFPSIDVLQKHQVQCSGGSLALSAPSTPPTSNTPTPSPTPPTVSSSDDTSSSIGGALSNPATTTTSSSPGPVSFRVFIAALDLVPVHRARKIRQAQRRNTECETIDLEEPQTPISPPTPRTPKLLISLLSREGGSSSSGGGGGGYGSQGPASRRRLSYRPQSVEKPEDAHKEEQLSESDDEGSESGADDADEPKLHKKSLFSIDVTSGLGQRVLRHMTLEGHVPVILDSEQFCRTPIKDKYQDRLRTRQMSYPITWKLTGKRLRQQTHCHLYNFTGAQKFDFMEKMRTGLNWRCRKLLGCVKRCSVVVKRLSVKTLHKWKPSLNKVSVSLKPLTREEILLWTRPKPERDQSVSMATSLATLLASVDQALRLNHDSCCTASSGSRSWQVTTSPVGVIPARGSNGQLVNNCCRVKLEEICTLGNDLSSVPLTSDNPGSLSLSGRDSWVLGDVKMPLKIDIPLVSGVVSSARSTKNSPLDDSFSVMTVSSSDEENNRNAVCCALCSARNKSFSSPQRLSCSTARRCSHSPASSASVGSMVHPDTSSPGTALSPAGTLSSLPPITPPCLSPISHNVQLCPLSPASSLKSSRCRSHREHTLSHLRSCACILKSPLAQHDSSMTAVNHLTAALSESVKMKRERTGLIRNGAVPKMSGNITDPKIVAGGPKTRSSSKVTRSGSLGRREQAPQWAGKQIWRARSCSTRHSRQTDKTYSAANANGYSSGLHCRQQKRVQVRKGNPSSWDRTGQETNARSVCGSTANGSDSTDGRLSSSVVGQEDQTEGTRYVSSSTPKKRLMNGDVVSACPTLPHSLDVQEVCSNYHRQTELGGVESENRTDLSDARNVKDATKLAVSVAQGDESDSIASSPTSFLGENPFLLSKAQTSHFSSSILRQARQHWMSPPHKPSSREALRYGNSCQAGNAALSSPPHDKCAAVTSDKSTGSIEASVPVSSGSPRLSAPSPQKSDVSEMSQCSLGKIDRQCSPEKTFTPSPARKLLTAMQMMSVLEAARSKSPQGKSRPSGESSLRRRKRRKGHSRPVSLSPKSGYHTRGQESLFATCPGKRARLVD; encoded by the exons AAACTGGAGAAGCAGGGATCGTTTGTGTCGGGTGACAggcctggctctctgtctgtgccccacACTGTCACCTCTCTGACCCCGCTGCGCATCGCTGccatgtccgag ACAGAACTGAGGTCGGTGCTGCCAGAGCTGGTAGCTGCACTGCAGCATGGAGAGGTGACCAGGCCCGACTGGTGGCCCCACTCCACCATTCCCTGGACCCCACACCACAACAGGGCTGTCAAG AACGCCAGCTCCGCAAGTCTGCGCAGTCTGGTGAGCAAGTGCTACAACTACCTCACCCAGCATCCGATAAAATTGGCGCCTGCTGAGCCACGGATACCCACCCAGCCTCGGGTACTGGACTGGCTGAACAGCAACCCCCCCTCCCGATCCTGTGCTCAGCCTCGGAAG AACTGTGGAATATCCAGTACAAAGCAAAAATGCCGTG GCAGATTGCCATATGTTGAGCTTCACCAGTGCTACCAGTGTCAGCAGGAGTTCCCGTCCATAGACGTCCTGCAGAAGCATCAG GTGCAGTGCAGCGGAGGAAGCTTGGCACTGTCtgcaccatccacccccccaacctccaacacccccacccccagccccacccctcccactgtcTCCTCCTCGGACGATACATCCTCATCGATAGGGGGTGCCCTGTCCaaccctgccaccaccaccacctcctcctccccaggcCCGGTGTCTTTCCGCGTCTTCATCGCTGCCCTGGACCTGGTGCCGGTGCACCGAGCCAGGAAGATCCGGCAGGCGCAGCGCCGCAACACGGAGTGTGAGACCATTGACCTGGAGGAGCCCCAGACCCCCATCTCCCCGCCCACGCCCCGCACGCCCAAACTGCTCATCTCGCTGCTCAGCAGGGaggggggcagcagcagcagtgggggtggtggtgggggctacGGGAGTCAGGGGCCTGCCAGTCGGCGACGCCTGTCCTACCGCCCCCAGTCCGTGGAGAAGCCGGAGGACGCCCACAAGGAAGAGCAGTTGTCGGAGAGTGACGATGAGGGCTCAGAGTCTGGTGCGGACGATGCTGATGAGCCCAAGCTGCACAAGAAGTCGCTGTTCTCCATAGACGTCACGTCGGGACTTGGGCAGAGAGTTTTAAGACACATGACGCTGGAAGGTCATGTTCCAGTTATATTGGACTCTGAGCAGTTTTGTCGGACCCCGATCAAAGACAAGTACCAGGATCGTTTGCGCACACGTCAGATGAGCTACCCAATCACCTGGAAACTGACAGGTAAACGCCTGCGTCAGCAGACTCACTGCCACCTGTACAACTTCACCGGGGCCCAGAAGTTTGACTTCATGGAGAAGATGCGGACAGGTCTGAACTGGCGCTGTCGGAAGCTGCTGGGCTGTGTGAAGAGGTGCAGTGTGGTGGTGAAGCGACTGTCAGTGAAGACTCTGCACAAGTGGAAGCCTTCCCTGAACAAGGTATCCGTGTCCCTGAAACCACTGACTCGAGAGGAGATCCTCCTCTGGACGCGGCCAAAGCCAGAGAGGGACCAGTCTGTGTCGATGGCCACTTCCCTGGCCACTTTGTTGGCCAGTGTTGATCAGGCTCTCAGGCTGAATCACGATAGTTGTTGTACAGCTTCTTCAGGATCTCGGTCTTGGCAGGTGACCACTTCTCCAGTTGGAGTCATTCCAGCCAGAGGTAGTAATGGACAGTTGGTTAACAACTGCTGCAGGGTTAAACTGGAGGAAATCTGTACACTGGGGAATGACCTGTCTTCAGTTCCTTTAACCTCTGATAATCCTGGTAGCTTGAGTCTGTCTGGAAGGGACAGTTGGGTACTTGGGGATGTGAAGATGCCTCTGAAAATTGACATTCCGCTGGTGTCGGGCGTTGTGTCCTCGGCCAGAAGCACCAAGAACAGCCCGCTGGATGACAGTTTCTCTGTCATGACGGTCTCTTCCTCGGACGAAGAGAACAACAGAAACGCTGTGTGCTGTGCCTTGTGTTCTGCACGGAACAAATCATTCAGCTCACCACAGAGACTGTCGTGCAGTACGGCCAGGCGGTGTTCCCATTCCCCAGCCTCCAGCGCCAGTGTGGGAAGCATGGTCCACCCAGACACCAGTTCACCCGGCACTGCGCTTTCTCCTGCTGGAACTCTCTCCTCCCTGCCACCCATCacgcccccctgtctctcccccatctctcacaaTGTGCAGTTGTGTCCCCTGTCCCCGGCATCATCACTGAAGTCCAGCAGATGTAGGTCTCACAGAGAACACACCCTTTCCCATCTCCGGTCGTGTGCTTGCATCCTGAAGTCACCCCTGGCTCAGCATGACTCCTCCATGACTGCAGTGAACCATCTTACTGCAGCGTTGTCAGAATCTGTCAAAATGAAAAGGGAGAGGACAGGGTTGATACGGAATGGGGCAGTGCCAAAAATGTCAGGCAATATAACAGATCCTAAAATAGTTGCTGGAGGACCTAAGACTCGCTCCAGCTCAAAAGTAACCCGTTCCGGCTCTTTGGGTAGAAGGGAACAAGCCCCCCAGTGGGCAGGAAAACAAATATGGAGGGCACGGTCATGCTCGACTCGTCattccagacagactgacaagacctACAGCGCTGCGAATGCTAACGGGTACAGTTCAGGTTTACACTGCAGGCAACAGAAGAGAGTGCAAGTGAGGAAAGGAAACCCTAGCAGCTGGGATCGGACAGGTCAGGAAACAAATGCCAGGTCAGTTTGTGGTAGCACTGCCAACGGTTCCGACAGTACTGATGgcagactcagcagcagtgttgTTGGCCAGGAGGATCAGACAGAAGGGACAAGGTATGTCAGCTCCTCAACACCCAAGAAAAGATTAATGAATGGGGATGTGGTCAGTGCGTGTCCAACTTTACCACACAGTCTTGATGTCCAGGAAGTCTGTAGCAATTACCACAGGCAGACGGAGCTGGGTGGAGTGGAATCGGAGAACAGGACAGATCTGTCAGATGCCAGAAACGTGAAAGATGCCACAAAGTTGGCAGTATCTGTGGCCCAGGGGGATGAGAGTGACAGCATTGCCTCAAGCCCCACCTCCTTTTTAGGTGAAAACCCCTTCTTGCTGAGCAAAGCTCAGACCTCTCACTTCTCCTCCAGTATACTGCGGCAGGCTCGTCAGCACTGGATGTCCCCTCCCCACAAACCATCCTCACGAGAAGCTCTGAGATATGGGAACAGCTGTCAAGCAGGTAATGCAGCCTTGAGCAGCCCTCCACATGACAAATGTGCTGCTGTGACTAGTGATAAATCCACAGGCAGTATAGAAGCTTCAGTTCCAGTGTCCAGTGGTTCTCCCCGCCTGAGTGCACCATCGCCCCAGAAATCAGATGTGTCTGAAATGTCGCAGTGCTCTCTAGGAAAAATAGACAGGCAGTGCTCCCCTGAGAAAACATTCACTCCGTCTCCTGCACGCAAGCTGTTGACTGCCATGCAGATGATGTCGGTGTTAGAAGCAGCCAGGAGCAAAAGCCCTCAGGGTAAATCCAGACCCTCTGGCGAAAGCTCTTTGAGGAGACGAAAGCGCAGGAAGGGCCATTCCAGGCCTGTGTCCCTGTCCCCCAAGTCCGGCTATCACACCCGAGGGCAGGAGTCTCTGTTCGCGACCTGTCCGGGGAAAAGAGCACGCTTGGTGGACTGA